In Shewanella psychrotolerans, the genomic stretch ACGCTGCTCCTCAGTCAAGGCAGTGATAGTTTGGTCTCGACTCAGAAGACGATATTTTAGTGCCATATTGATTAACTTAGGATCATCTAAGCTTGCCTCGGCAACGAGTTGGCGTTGGAGGAGAATGTTTTCATTGGCGACGAGGATCAGTGGTGCCATCAAACGAAAAAACACCATCTTTTTCTGTTGAACTGGGATCTGTGATGAAGTTTGCTGCCAACTTTTACCCACAGCTTCAAACGTTAATCTCGGCACCTCTCGATTACCTTGTTGCCAGCTCTCAGTGGTGTAGTTGAGCTTATCAAATAGTGCCGACAACTCATCCAAGGAGCTTATTTTAATATCTTTAGGGGCTTTTTCGGGACGCTGTTGTGACACAGTTTTAAAGCCGGTTTGTGTCTTATCAGACCCTGGCGCAGTGGCTAGCTCACTGGCATTAGACACCGGCATCCCCATACCAGCAGAGGCGAGCGCCTCCTGCATTGAAATATCCAATGTCTCGCTGCGCTGCTTTGTGAGGTAGAAGATGAGCGATAGAATCGCAACACTTACCACTATGAATAGGGCGATATTCTTTTTAGTTATTTTTGTCCCATTGCCATGGCTTTGGCC encodes the following:
- a CDS encoding glucosaminidase domain-containing protein is translated as MPKNDTELNDGQSHGNGTKITKKNIALFIVVSVAILSLIFYLTKQRSETLDISMQEALASAGMGMPVSNASELATAPGSDKTQTGFKTVSQQRPEKAPKDIKISSLDELSALFDKLNYTTESWQQGNREVPRLTFEAVGKSWQQTSSQIPVQQKKMVFFRLMAPLILVANENILLQRQLVAEASLDDPKLINMALKYRLLSRDQTITALTEEQRQQLLEQVDIMPPSLVLAQAAEESGWATSRFTVEGNAFFGQWDFSGNGMIPNQQRKELGNYGLARFDTPLDSVEGYLLNLNTNNAYQKLRALRAKLRADNQPITGLELAGTLDKYSERGQAYIDGIREMIRYNHLDQVDEAYLSDDAPLHLISGND